Within the Thermostichus lividus PCC 6715 genome, the region TCTCTATGTGTTAAACTATAGACGTGGAAAGTAGACGTATCAACTACGCGAAGAAACATCCTAGTACGGAGAAATCCCGGCACGTAAGTCACTACCGCTTTGGCGGCAAGCCTAAACCACTGCAAGCAATGGCAGGATGTTGAGCGTATCGAACTGGCTAGTGTTGAAAAGTGCGAAACCACGAACCGAAACATAAACGTAGTCCCAATAGCAGAGATGCTTGAGGTGAGTAGGGGGTCTTTGACTGCCCCCACCCGCATTAAGTTGTGGGTGACAGCTCAAGGGAAAAGCGAAGCAATGCGGCTTCAGCCCGTTGCGTAGCATCCTTTGGGAATCCCCTCTCTTTCAAGGAGGAGAGAAGTCAAAGGACTTGAGGCACAGTTGATGGCCACAGTGACGTTCTAAGAGGACGATGGCCACAATGTCATCAATGGGACGGGGAGGGAGCCGCAGCCCGTGAGGAATGAATTTCTGCACGCCCCGGGGCGGAAATAACTGCCAATAGCGATCGCGCGCAACTAGGGTACTGTTGCGTTCATCCACTTGGTGAATGCCAACATCAGCTGGCAGGTGTGCCTGCAAGGTTTGCAGCCAATGCTGGGATGTGGTTTGGTTTCCCATAATGACTTGGCGAATGCCGTAGGTACGCTGCCAGTGCTGCACAAGGGCAAGGGCGCGATCGCTGGCAACCACCTCATGCGCCCAGATTTCCGTCGGTGTTGCTAGGGCGAGGCCGCATTTGTCGCGCCCAGGGTCAAACCCCACATAGGTCGGTGTTGGCTCCTGTCTTAGCAACTGAGACTGACTCACTCCCTCCCTACAGCAAGCCCGTGACGAGGATTGAACTCGTGACCTCACCCTTACCAAGGGTGTGCTCTACCACTGAGCTACACGGGCAAAAATCATCAAGATTCCATCATAACCGATGCAGGCAACACTTTGAACCCCAATTTTTGCTTGGCTGTTCCAAGGTACGATCGCCAGTAACCCTTTGTTGCTTGTCGATGAGCGCCTATACCGTAACTGCCGCTTGGCTGGCTAACCACCTAGACGACCCTAACGTCGTAGTGATTGACTGTCGCTTTGATTTGATGGCACCGGAGCGAGGGCAACAGCAGTACCGCGCGGGCCATATTCTCGGTGCCTACTACTTAGACTTGGAGCAGGATTTATCCAGTCCGCGGCAGCAGTACGGGGGGCGGCATCCCTTGCCAGACCCCGAACGATTAGCCGCAACCCTACAGTTGATGGGGGTGAGGGAACAAACCCTAGTGGTGGCCTACGATGATTCGCGGTTGGCCTATGCGGCTCGGTGTTGGTGGTTATTGCGGTGGCTGGGGCACGATCGCGTCGCTGTGTTAGATGGGGGCTACAGCCATTACGCTGCCGCAGGTTATCCCACCACAACGGTGATCCCGGAAGTGCGTCAGGGGCACATCGTTGCTGTCCCCAGAGCAGAATGGGTGGTGGATCGCCAAGGGGTTATTGCGGCTCAAGGACAGCCACAAACCGCCATTGTCGATGCACGGGAGCCGCACCGCTACCGGGGTGAGCATGAACCCATTGATCCGGTGGCTGGGCATATTCCAAGGGCACTCAATTACCCGTGGTTGGAGATGACCCACGCCAATGGGTTGCTCAAATCAACGGCTGAGTTACAACGGCACTGGCAATCCTTGGCAAACACACCGGAAATTATTGTCTATTGCGGATCCGGAGTCACGGCCTGTGTAGATATTCTGGGGATGGCGATCGCCGGTCTCCATCAAACCAAGCTCTACGCTGGCAGTTGGAGTGACTGGTGCGCCTACCTATAGCCTACTGAGGTAAATGGAGTAGATACTAGGCGTAAACTACCGCTCATCATCGCTACGCAATAGATAAGCGGCTTCCTTGTTCAACGGGGACAGCATCTAACAAAACCGACGTTTTACCAGATGACTTACGTTCCCTCCCAAAGGCAGTAGAGCGAGTTCCTAACTCCGATATCCGCAAGGCTTCATTTCTGATGTTGATCGCAGCGTTCACGTCTCGGTCATGCTCTGTAGTGCAAACCTCGCACCTCCAATTGCGAACCTCAAGCGATAGGCTACTCACTTGATTCAGGCAAACATGGCAGGTTTTTGAAGAAGGAAAGAAACGATTGACTTCGATCCACGATTCACCTGCGGTAGCATCGGGGACTTCTTGCGACATGTCGTTAAACTCGGGTGAATAGGGAGGCAGACAAACAAGGTTGCCCTCGCCGCTGCTAACAGCTGCTAACATTGCATTGCCCGCATGCCAGACACTCTGTGTGCCCTCAGATGATCCATGACTAACACGGCGCCGGATCAGAGCTTGGGAATTCATTCATCCCGTAGCAATTCCTTGAACTGTTCACCATTGAACTGCTTCCGCCAACCAGACCTCTAATGACAAACCTAGACCTGCATGGTTTTGGCTGCTAACCAATCCAGCAGGCGATGAATTCCCCAACAGTAGTCGGGATCCCCCCAGAGCCTTTGACATGTCGGGGCACTCACAAACCCCACATGCCCACCATACTCGCACAGAACCACTTCAAGGGCAGGGTTACGATCGGCGATCGCCACCAGTTCTGGCATCAAGGCAGGATCAAACAGTGGATCATCGGCAGCGTAAAGTATCCAAGTCGGCAAGCGCAACTGCGGCAAAAAATGGAGCGGGCTGCTGGCATGGTAGTAGGCCTCAACCGATGGAAAGCCAAGGCGTTCAATCACCAGTGTCCGATCAAAACCCGCAATGGTGTTGATGCCTGCAATTGCTGCCAAATCAATGCTGGTGGGGTGCGCGGCGTGGAGTTGCTGAGCCAAGCGTTGGAGTTCACGACTAATGGCGCGTTCAAATTGCCGCCCCCAAAACGTCTGGCCAAGGTGAGCTAAGGAGCGGTTCGAGTCTAAGTTAGGACAAATCACCGCTGCCCCAGCAATGAGATCATTGTTCGTGCCTTGGGCGAACCACGCGCCCCACAAGGCCAATTGCCCCCCAAGGGAATAGCCGACCAACCAGTAGGGAGCGGTGTATCCCAGTTCATTACACTGCTGGGCAATCAAGCATAAATCCTTGCCTTCGTATAGACCATCGCTGGTGAGGGTGGGCGAGAGGTGGCCGCTGCGACCATGGGCGCGCCAGTCAAACAGAACCACATCGAACTGCCGTTGCTGCCCCCAGTGGGCAAGGGTATGCAAATACCACTGATTCGTCAGATCTCCGGTAATACCGTAGGTGGCAATAAGGGTGCCTCGGGCGTGGGGAACCCGACACCCTTGGCCGTAAAGGGGCACCCCTTGCGCTCCTGCAAAGAGATGCTCCTGCTGGGGGTGCCAGCGATAGGGACAGCCATAGCGCTGACCATAGGCGGTAAAAATGGTGTGGGCAATGGGCGATCGCAACCCTAGGGGTGGCCAGTAGGCATTGGATTGCATAGATAGGTTAGGCAAGGCGTAGTTTCCGTATTACACTTGGTCATCATTGTGAGGCATAGGCTATGACGCAGAGCGATGATCCCTCTTGGCGTAGCAACGAGGCAGATCGCTATGCCGTAGAAACCTGCTTAACAGATGTTCAGGCGAATCGTCTAATTGATGAAGTGTTTGCTGAGGTTGAAGCAGAGACACCCATCGAGTTTGCGGCGGTTTTAGACCCGCATGACGCCTCTGCAACGACGGTTTTAGTCCCCTATGAACCGTTGGCAGCCCCCCACTCAAC harbors:
- a CDS encoding YheT family hydrolase produces the protein MQSNAYWPPLGLRSPIAHTIFTAYGQRYGCPYRWHPQQEHLFAGAQGVPLYGQGCRVPHARGTLIATYGITGDLTNQWYLHTLAHWGQQRQFDVVLFDWRAHGRSGHLSPTLTSDGLYEGKDLCLIAQQCNELGYTAPYWLVGYSLGGQLALWGAWFAQGTNNDLIAGAAVICPNLDSNRSLAHLGQTFWGRQFERAISRELQRLAQQLHAAHPTSIDLAAIAGINTIAGFDRTLVIERLGFPSVEAYYHASSPLHFLPQLRLPTWILYAADDPLFDPALMPELVAIADRNPALEVVLCEYGGHVGFVSAPTCQRLWGDPDYCWGIHRLLDWLAAKTMQV
- a CDS encoding RuvC family protein, which produces MSQSQLLRQEPTPTYVGFDPGRDKCGLALATPTEIWAHEVVASDRALALVQHWQRTYGIRQVIMGNQTTSQHWLQTLQAHLPADVGIHQVDERNSTLVARDRYWQLFPPRGVQKFIPHGLRLPPRPIDDIVAIVLLERHCGHQLCLKSFDFSPP
- a CDS encoding sulfurtransferase, which encodes MSAYTVTAAWLANHLDDPNVVVIDCRFDLMAPERGQQQYRAGHILGAYYLDLEQDLSSPRQQYGGRHPLPDPERLAATLQLMGVREQTLVVAYDDSRLAYAARCWWLLRWLGHDRVAVLDGGYSHYAAAGYPTTTVIPEVRQGHIVAVPRAEWVVDRQGVIAAQGQPQTAIVDAREPHRYRGEHEPIDPVAGHIPRALNYPWLEMTHANGLLKSTAELQRHWQSLANTPEIIVYCGSGVTACVDILGMAIAGLHQTKLYAGSWSDWCAYL